Genomic window (Falco cherrug isolate bFalChe1 chromosome 4, bFalChe1.pri, whole genome shotgun sequence):
CCCAAAGACCCATCATTTTTGCCTGCAAGTGAGCAAGGGAACAAGTGGGTGTAGGAGTGGCACAATTTCAAGTAGAGGTTTTTTTGGAGTTATTCTGATAAAGGATAGCGTCTCCAGGGTAGGATTTGGTTGAGGAGATATCTATAACCAGAACATCTCTATTCAGCTGTGGTGTGGTTGAGGGCCCCATGCTTATCCCTCTGTGTGACTTTAGAGCTGCCCGGCTCTGTTGTGTATTGGGCCAGCTGAGATGCTCAAGAGTATGAAGACATCCTCATGGGGCCACGGTGGAGATGACAAGGGACCTCAGGATTGCTGTGCCCCTTTGACACCAAAGGATGAGGTGGGATGTCCTCAGACTTCCCTAATGGCACTGACCACTGTGTTTGATCCCTGCACCCCCAAGCTGTGCTTCACAGCATCTACACCCTTACCTCCCCAAGTAGCTCAAGGTGGTGTAGTCAGTCCTACGCCTCAGCAAAGCACCCTACATCTGGTGGGACCAGCCCCAGCAGATGTCTCCTGTTGCCATGGCTGTCTCCTTTTCCTGCTCCCCATAAAGACGTGGGGAGCATCAGCTTTCGAAAATCTAGTTCATTCCCTGGTTGAGCTGCATCCTCATCACCTGGCTTTGGAGAAAAGGATGGGGACATTACATATGAGCATTATAGTACTGTGCCCAGCCAGGTTTTCCCAATACCATCGGATATTACATTGCTGTGACACTTAGTATCTTCACACGGTAAAACCTGTGCGAGGCCTTGCATTTTCCACCGGCTTCCCAACGTGTGCTCCTGGGATCACAGCTTtgcctggcagcactggggaaCAAGTAGCTCTAGCAAGGCTCTTGGCTAGTGAAAGGTAAATGAGGCACAGGAGAAGCACATGCACCGTGTGTGGTGCTGCCAGGCTATCTCTTCCCTCTTACCCTACGCAATAAATCACGGCTGAGCAGCACAAGCTGTTCCTGTCATCAAAACGCAGAAAGAAACACTCCTCTTGGCACCAGGGATGTGATAATGACCCTGAATTAGAGCTGGATGCCTCCAGCACCTGATTCTCCTGCTCCTGTGAGTGCAGGCTGTTtctctcccctgctgctgcaggaccagGTCCAGGTCTTGTTCACGTGGAGGAGGGTTTTAAAGCAGCAATGTCCAGCCTGGCTTTCGGAACAGCTTGTGACAAGATGTTTCAAGCACCTGATGACCACGGCTGCCCCGTGGAGACCAGGGACAGTTGCACGGTTGTGGGCAGAAGCAAGGACAGCCCATCACTGCTGTCACTTCAGAGGATGAGGAGGGGATAGGGGATGGCTGTGGGGTTTTGGGCTGTGGCAAGGCACATGTACACTCATTAAATGGCTGAtacaggctggggagggctTTTGGGCCAGGGAGCAGCAACATCCCCCAGGgatcccagctctgctcagcccagGCCAGGGATAGAGGCAATGAGAATTTGGGCCCCTGTGTGACATCCCCAAACCTCCCCATGGTCCATGCACTGAACACACCGAGTTGGACCCCCAACTCAGGCATCAGGCACTGCAAAGGCAGTCTAAGACTTCTCAGCATCTGAACGATTTTTGGAAGTGGTTTGAGGTGCTCcctttaaaaatcccatttccCAAAGCCTTTGATCTGtgtctttttaattctttctgaaaCTCAAAGGGAAAAGCTTGAATATAGTCAGGGCAAGATCTCAGATGCCAGTGTGCTCCTGTCACTTGGCTGCTAAGTGTCTTACAAGGGACATTGCTAACAGACACGGGCTCTTTCAGAAGTCAAATATTTGAACTGGGTATAGCAGCAGCCATCACACGTGCTGCCTTAAAAGGAGCAGGAATGATTCAGTAATATTATGGGGCAGGAAAGCTGAGATTCAGGGCTTTTTTAACTTGTCAGAAGAGGAGAATTGCCAAAATACTGAGGACCCAGGACATGCTGCCAAGTGCAGCCCAATAAAGCAGTGAGCCAAAAATGCAGCTGGGACTCTGCTCCTTCACAAGCCTCACAGAAAGCGCTGCTGGTTTCGTTTGCCCTTGCCGTAATAAGGAAGATTTATCTGTTTGCAAATCGGACCTGTGGGTAACGGCAGCGAAAAGCAGCTCCTGGGTGTCACTGCTTATCGGTGTGTCCGCACGCAAACGCGAAGGACAGTGCAAGGCTGTGTACATGCCATTTTATCATTGCAGCCTACAAAACTCCTTTATCAGTCGGTGATAACCCTATCGGGTATTCCTCCGGTTTGCCAATGCCCTCTAGTGGCTTTGGGAGAGAAGGAATGTGCatttcccccccacccacccaccccaaaaaaaataatttgcaaaaaatactgtatgCCCTAGGTTTGTGCAGGCTTTGGGAGAGATGGGACATGGGtagtttaaaatggaaaaagagctAAATCAAAATCCTCCTTTCGTAAATGCTCATCTCATACACAGCAAAGGGATGAGAGGGAAGGTCGTGGGATTCCCCGTGTATTCCTAGGGGATGTTTTTGTAGCTCATCACAGGACTAATCTTGCTTTATTGTGCACATATAtgtctctctccctccttgccACCCTTTACCGACCCTGCTGTGGGTAATAAGAGCGtggcttttatttcagaacGTTACACGCTGCAGAAGAAGgaaactgcaaacaaaaaattcaagCCCTCAGCCAACTGTCCTGCTAGGAATCTATTTCACGGCCCTCCAAGCCATAGAATGCTATGAAGCCCAGTTtgcccagctggctggagcATGTGCCCCTGCATGCCTAACAGCGCAGGGGATTGTTTTACATGGAATTTATTGCTTCCTCGCTAGAAAAACACCCTCCAGAAACGCtcttttttaatgcacttaGTCTTAGAAAATGAATTGAAAAAGTAACTGTCCTGCACAGGGTGAATTTAAGAAGAAGTTAGATGAATTGTGCTTTCTGTGGGTTGAGTTTGCCAGTACACTTGAGGCAGATGCCTTCTGTATGAGCAGCACTGTGCTGAAGCTGTTTAGGAACATAAAGAGAACCCAGTTCTGTAAGCAAAACCACTGCTGGGTGCTATTAGAATAGAATAAATTTAGAATAGAATAAATtagactagactagactagaaTAAATttgaagaggagaggagaggagaggagaggagaggagaggagaggagaggagaggagaggagaggagaggagaggagaggagaggagaggagaggagaggagaataGTTtgaagggacctacaatgatcatctagtccaactacctgaccacttcagggctaCCCAAAAATTAAAGTATGTTAAGGGCATtttccaaatgcctcttaaacactgacaggttTGGGGCATCAACCgcctctccaggaagcctgttccagtgtctgaccaccctcttggtaatgaaatgcttcctaatgtccagtctgaacctcccctggtgcagctttgaaccattcccgTGTGTCCTGTccctggatcccagggagaagagcttaGCACCTCCATCTCCACTTCTCCTTACTCCAAAGGAGACAGGTCCTTAGCCACTCCTTGTAGGACATgccctccagccctttcaccagctttgttgccctcctctggacataTCAAGGACCTGAGCATCCTTCTTAAGCAGTGGGGCCCAGAGGAGCACATGGCGCTCAGTGTGCACACAGCGGGATAACCACCTCTTTCGACCGGCTGGTTCTGCTGGGTTTGATACACCCCAGGGTGCAGGTTGTCCTGCCTTCCCCGGCACACCGCTGGCTCCTGCTGAACCTGCTGCcggccagcacccccagatccctctctgtagagctgctttccagccactcccAGTTTTCACTTGTGCCTTTCACaccactgctctgctcccaccGACCTGCAAGCACCGAGCTGACCACCTTCGCTGTTGGTGGAGTTATCCTTAAGGAATCCCTCAGCAAGAAAACTCCATCATGGTAGTTTTCTGCAGGGTGGTTTTGGTGCCAAAATGACAGCCCTGAGGAGCTATGTTCGCTGCCCACAGCCCAACCATGAGCCAAGGACACCATCATCGGCTTATATTGTCACGACAGGCTGTGGCATTTGCTggagcctcctgccctgctgaccAGGTCTGAGCCGGTGCCGAAGGCTGAGCACACACAGCAACAGGCCACTGGCTGCAATCACCAACACTTTATTGCACTCTTAGCCAGACCTGGCTATTCATACCCCGAAGAGGTATAGAAGGGATGAGCAGAGGGTTAATGAGCAGACATACTTCGTTCTAGCTCTTCTCATATTCATGCACCAGTTGGTCCTTCTCTAGAAACCCCCGTTACTCTTTATagtctggaaaacaaacaagaggTGGGTTCAGTAGAGCCAGAATAATGCAAGTCTCCATCCCATGTAAGTGCTCTGCAGAAGGGCTTCTTCCCAGCCGGGCCAGGGGACTGCTCTAACAGCCTTTTCCCACCCAGAAAGGTTTATGGGCCATAGTAGCCTCCCTCTTCCTTGCATTGTGACTTAAAATACCTCTCCCCACCTTTCTTTCCAACTGGTGCCACAGTTTACAGTGGCATTTCCACAAAACCATCCCCTGTGCCTGGGAAACAGCTGCTCCTGGTGCCAGACATTGTATCTGGGAGCAAAGAGCTCGTTGCTGGTTCCCAAATGTAAAGCTGAGAGTGCACAGCGTGGCTCTGCAGGACTTGCACTTGTAGAGATGCTTTGTGTTTGCTGCATTTCCCATTCACCGGCCAGCTAATTCCTTCAGTGGTTTCCTGCAGTAAGGTTTTCTCTGGGTGAACAGCAATGATAATTTTTTGGACACAGAGCCCAGCTCCCACCTGGCTTGAATTTTGTCTGTGGTCCTCAGCAGAGCATTTGAGCTTCaaggcagcagctccttcctTACAGTTGTTTGACTACACCAAAAGTAGCACCAAATATCCTGGTTTTCGACCTCCCCAGATctcccagctcagcctctgATGGTCTAATAAACGAAAGACTCCGATCCCTCTGGCACTCCCTTGCCTTGATGGGAGATGCATCAAGTTACCTCACAGGCATTAAGCAACTTACGCTGTGGATCCAGTCCACGTAGGCTGACACACGTGTGAAGACTGTTGGCTTCTTGTAGGTGTTACAGTAAGGAACTAGCCCAAAGCTGACAACCCCATGGACTTGCCAGTGATTGTCTTTGAAGCAGCTGAGAGGGCCCCCGGAGTCCCCCTGATCAGAGGATGGAGAGGAACATACTAAGTCAAATTATCTAAGCAATTGAGGAATGACTGGATAGGATTAAGGAGCACTAATTAGTTAAAGCACTGTCctgaacatgaaaataaaaatttgtgctgctttcttttgcaaaggGCTGACTGTTCCCCAGCAGCATGGGAGCAGAGACCACGCAGCACCTTCCAGGATGCTGCAAAGGTCAGACCCACCATTTGTACTCTCAGTTTACATGCCTGTACACACACACttatacacacatacaccaccaacccccacccccaccccaggaagGACTGAAACCCTAATTTTCTACCACCATTTTAAATATAGCAAGTGTAAGCAAATGGTCCTGGGCACGTTGCATCACATGCAGTCCTTCCCAGCAAGGGCCACCTGCACAGCACCTCTGTTAAACTATCAGTGCACTCTCCAGCTACAGGCAGGAGGGAAATGCTGCTCTGTTTGTTCTTGCAAACAAGCATATTCAAAGGGTCCCGGGAAGTTAAGGtggtaaaaaagaaagcaacttgaattaaaatatatgaGAAGATAAAGGCCCTCGCTGGGCTCAGAACCAGGTTTGTATAACAAGGTTCTGCCATAACTAAACCACACCAAACCCTACACTATGTATCTATAGACCTGTAATTATACTATACCTATAATTGCACCACATATAATTGtataatctgttttatttctataCATTTCTGTATTATAATCATATATTTACATAATCAATTATGTTATGTACTTGTCCATTACTTTTTAAGGGCTCTGGTTGGTTTCTTTCAccagaagccacccctgtagcaaAGGGAATACAGGCAGAGATAGCAGGTATACCCTGCCTCCACCTGGCAAACCTCCTTGCCTTGATACTGGGGCCACCTGGAGCCCCTGGGATAAAGGGGACCTCACAGCATCTTCCTTTTCCACCTAACCTGGGCCAGACGGTGCAGCTGGGGGTAGCCACAACTTGCAGCAACATCAGCTGTGCATGTAAGCAGAGTGGCTGGGGTGCAGAAAGGTGACAAGCAGGGGGGAGCACTGCAACATGACCACAGCGTTGTCATGAGGAGTGGCAAGACTTCTCCACAGCTTCACTCTTTGGGTAAGAGCAGAGGGGACTGCCAAAGCCTCAACCTAGTCCCCAGGACCTGGTCAATGGGACACGCTGCTGGAATAAAGGGCAAATCTCCCCTCCAAAATCAGAGGGGAGAGATGCAGCCTGAGGGTTTGGAggttttctctctgctggctgctctgtaGGGAGGTGGAGGAATGCGAAGCAGTCTGGTCTAGAAGACattcagcagaaagcagcaaagggGCCAGGATTTGCAGGAGAGCTTTTGCCGGTGGAGAAATGGCAAACCCAGGTCCCAACTGCAGGAACAGCAAGGTCAGAtaggaaggaaagaggggagCCTAAAAATCCCCTGATACAACAGATCTTACACTGCATCCAGACTTCACGCCGTCTCCACCTGCACAGATCATAGTGACTTTTACTTGAGATCCCCACCAGTCATCCTGGGAACAGATCTGACGGTCCACCACCGGCATCATCACCTCCTGCAGTCTGTCTGCGCTGTCACCATTCGCTAGCACAGAAAGGGTAAGATTTGGGTCCAGGagctccagcagctgaggagggaaGCCCGCACCCTGCCTCGTGCAGCCTCACCTGCGTGGTCGTCCCTCTGAAACCAGGAGGGATGCTCAGCGCTCCTCCTTCCCTTACTTACCGCTAACCAAGCCCCATCCAGTAAGGTAGCAGGGATAGTCATTGGGCAACGTTTCTCCTTCAGGcggcagcagtgccagctcaACGAACCCATTGTCATAGGCAGAAGACTCGAGGTGCAGCAGGGCAATGTCATAGCTGAAACGGGGTACAGGTAAAA
Coding sequences:
- the LOC102049653 gene encoding chymotrypsin-C-like, with the protein product MMPVVDRQICSQDDWWGSQVKVTMICAGGDGVKSGCSGDSGGPLSCFKDNHWQVHGVVSFGLVPYCNTYKKPTVFTRVSAYVDWIHSTIKSNGGF